Proteins from one Chitinophaga oryzae genomic window:
- the pxpB gene encoding 5-oxoprolinase subunit PxpB yields MKPGYVIHPLGDHAAILQWEQEISMAIHQEVMKMYHCLHTSPSPYLLDLIPAYASLTIVYDAAQIRNNERVPGLQWLTAYIAKKIKTQEATTAPAPRELRIPVCYDPSLGPDITEMAASRNVTIADIIAWHSQTIYTVYLTGFLPGFPYMGKVCAALETPRRQQPRLQVPAGSVGIAGAQTGIYPLASPGGWNIIGQTPLRMFDATSADPCYCHPGDRVQFIPVTLEVFRQIQQEQ; encoded by the coding sequence ATGAAGCCAGGCTATGTCATACATCCTCTCGGAGATCACGCTGCTATCCTGCAATGGGAGCAGGAAATAAGCATGGCGATACATCAGGAAGTGATGAAAATGTATCATTGTCTCCATACTTCACCGTCTCCCTACCTCCTTGACCTGATACCGGCTTATGCTTCTTTAACGATCGTATATGATGCGGCGCAGATCAGGAACAACGAGCGGGTACCGGGGTTACAGTGGCTGACGGCCTATATTGCAAAGAAAATAAAAACGCAGGAAGCCACCACCGCGCCTGCTCCCCGCGAGCTGCGCATCCCGGTATGTTATGACCCTTCACTTGGCCCTGACATCACGGAGATGGCCGCCTCCAGGAATGTAACCATTGCGGATATCATCGCATGGCATTCACAGACAATATATACGGTATACCTGACAGGTTTCCTGCCGGGATTTCCTTACATGGGGAAAGTATGTGCAGCGCTGGAGACGCCGCGCAGGCAGCAGCCGCGGCTACAGGTACCTGCCGGCAGCGTCGGCATTGCAGGAGCGCAGACAGGCATCTACCCGCTGGCTTCCCCCGGCGGCTGGAATATAATAGGGCAAACACCTTTGCGGATGTTTGACGCTACCAGCGCCGACCCCTGTTATTGCCATCCGGGCGACCGTGTACAGTTCATCCCGGTCACCCTCGAAGTTTTCAGACAGATACAACAGGAGCAATGA